In Papio anubis isolate 15944 chromosome 20, Panubis1.0, whole genome shotgun sequence, the genomic window CCAGGCTTGGCAAGTACAGTTCTTCCCGGATGGCCGACAGGGATCCTGGGGAAAGGCAATCCCAGCAATGCCCTGAAACCAgagctcctcctccctccccaggcaAGGTGGAGCTAGAAGGGCTGCTCTAGCATAGGGTCTCCACCTCCACACACCTGATATTTCGATAAGGCAGGTCCCCGCTGTGGGCCACTCTTCTGGGCAGCATAGTATGCTTGACAGCATCCTTGGCCTGTATCCACTAGATCCCAGAGCACCTGCTAGCTGTGACAACATCCTCCAAACATTGCAAAATTTCCCCTGGGAGGCGAGATTGCCTCAGATGGGAGAATCACGCTCTAGGGAAATCTGCTGGTGTGAGAACCCCAACTCCCCACTCTGCTGAGCCTCCAGATGGCGAGCAGGCTGCAGCTCCAGCACAGACATGAAGCTCCCTCCAGCCACTGACGATCCGTGGCTGGGGTTACCCAGGCCTCACCTgccctttctttttctaactggGTTGTGTGTTCCACCACAGGCATGCCCCTACAGAGGACATCACTGGTGTACTTAGAACCACACCAAAATCAGGGAGCAGAAAAAGCCTGCCTGTTTTGTGATGGGTTCCCCAAGACCAGAATGGGCACTGTGAGCCCCTCTACGGACGGTGGGAGCCTGGAGCCTGGTGGGACACTGGGTCTACACAGCCCAGGAGACCAGCAACCAGCCTTCGCTGAGCATGAGTAAAATGTCTAGAAGGTCAGAACTGGACCCTCTCTAAGGACCAGGGAGCATCCTGCTGGCCCGCCCTGCTTTCCCCGAGCAGGGACAGAGCGGGGAAACCTGCTCATTGCGCTGCTGGTGGGTCAGACACCCAGGCCTAAGACGGGcgcagttttgtttttctttatttgtctacATTCAGCTTAATTCAGATGTACTGCCTGAATGACCCAGACATAAAAAGAAACCCCCCACTCTTTCccactggtttttaaaataaaatcttcactTATAAAACTGAAACACTAAAGCATTAAAATACAGAAAGCTCGTTTAACTCACTTCACAAAAGCATTAACAAATGACGTATCCCTTCCGTAACTATTTAAAGACAAACTGAGTTACCACTAACACCAAGTGTGAATAGACAGAGGGATACTGAACTGCAAGAACTCAAAAACTCTACCCAGACAAAGTTGTAATGGCAACTAACAAACCATTGAAGACACGGAGTCCCAAACACGGCTAAATATGGGTCACAGGACGGGCCACAGGGTGACCCGCTGCACCTCACGACACAGCAACGTGgacggggtgggggcgggggcctGGAGGGCCAGCTGACATGTTAACTGTGATGCATAAACTCGATCTTCTGATGGGGAGTAAGTGCAGAAGGTAGAAATCTCCGCCCCGCGGGGGCTTATCTGTACTGGTAGTTCATGCTGTGGTCTGCGTTTCTGCCATAGCCGCCTTGTGAGGACTGGTAGGAGCTGGGAGGGCCACTGTAGTTCTGGCCGGACCCCGGGGAGTTGTAGTTCGACTGTGAGTAGCCTCCTAGGAGAGAGAGTGGTGGATTAGAGCCGAGGGGCCCAGCCAGCGGGGCTCAGGTTAGGCAGCCCACACCCAAGACTCGGCCAGGATGCAGGTGGGCAAGACTCGTGGCCTCCTATGCGGCTCTGCCTGCCTACCACACATTACTGGACAAGGCTGACACCAAGACTCCGAGAGGTGGGACCACTGTGACCCTTGTTTCTGGGGGAAGCTACCTGAGCCCACAGCTGAGCTACTGGCCAGAACCAGGGGAACCGCTGTTTGGCCTCCATGTCACCCACATTTCACACAGGTACCAGGGGTTAAGAGTGGGGACACTGCTGGCTCTCCAGCCACTCCCGAAAGCCTTAGCAGCTGCCAGTGCACCCAAGTGTGTATTCTCTCTCACAGGGCCCACCTGCCATTGCAGCCCTGCCCACGCTGCCGTCTGCTCCCACCAGGTCCACATCCCGCTTCATAGCAGGTGCCGGGCCCCCATGCTGTGCCACCAGGGGCTCCAGGCCCACCTTGTTTGCCTTGGTATGAGGAGCCGCCCCCAGAACCTCCGCCGTAGCCCCCGTGTGACCCTGGGTTGTAGGATGCCCCGCCTGAGCCGTAGCTGTTCCCGCTGCTTCGGCCTCCACTACCACTGTAGTCTAGGGGAAAGAAGACAGGGTGGTTAAGGGGCCCCAGGAAACACACAACTGGGGTGGCCCAGGGGCCTTGTGGTGCGCCTCAGACGCGGCCGGCCCCTGGCCCAGACCCTGGGCCTCTAACTCTTCTCCCTGCCTGCTTCAATGTCACACATCAGCCCAACAGATAAGCGCCAGGAGCCAGCTGCAGCCCTGCAGGGTCACCTggccctgggctgggctggtCACCAAGCTCCAAAGCCCTGCTGTGGGGTGCCTTCTCAACTGCTCCTGCAGCCCAAACTTCCCAGCAGCAGCTGAGGAAGTACACGAGACCCCAGCAGCTGTCTCTCCTCAGCCAGTAGCACCAGACAAACAGCACCCCCTTCTGACCCGCACACCCAGTGCAGCCTCTGTCAAGTCCCTGGCCTGCTGCTGAGAGCTGCTGGGTCCCAAGGACACACCTACTCAGCCCCACCGGGCCACTGGTGCAGCCTGGGCCTGCTGGGTCTGTGCATGAGGAAGCGGGAGAGGCGGTGGCGGAGAGATCAGGCTCTTGCAGGGGCTGGATGCAAAACTCTCTAGATCAAGTCCCAGGAAGTCACCTTGCAGCCTCACCCACAGCCAGGGCCTAGAGACAGAGGCCTCAGCTACCCCTGCCTTCGGAGAACATACCAGAGAAAGTGGCGAAGACGGCACCAAGGGGCCCCACGCCCCATCTTCCTAGCACCCGCCCACAGCCAACACCACGTGTCCTCCTCCTAAGGCCCTCGGCCAGTGGTCTGGGCAGTGCCGAGCTTCCGCCACTCCATGGGCTGCACTGCTGGGGCCTGGACCCTGGCCCAGCCAAGGAGCTCTGGAAGCCAACTCACTGAATTTGCTCTCGTAGTTGTAGTCGGATCCGCCCCCGCCCCCGGGAGAGTTGTAGGAGTTCGAGTAGGAGTAGCTGCCTTGTCCATGGTTATAGCCTTTCTGCTTGCCCTGTGGGGGGCCATAGTTGCTGTAGGGGCTCTGGTTGTAGGACTGCTGCTGGCCCTGGTGGGACTGGTAGCCCGAGCCGTAGGAGGGCTTCTGCTGGCCCCCGTGCGGCTGCTTCTTCCCAGCGTGTTTTGGGGGCACCGGTGAGTTGTAGTTGTCACCTTGGTAGTAGGAGCCATAGCCGGAGGAGCCACCACCGCCCCCGCCGCCACCGCCACCGGCATTCCCAGAATGCCCTCCGTTGCTGTAGAACTGACCTAAACAGGGAGGCAGTGGGTCAGGCGGAGGACGGGAAAgggcagggggaagggagggaagggcaggCGGCAGCCATGGGTCCTGAAGGCTGACCCACAAGCCCGGGTCAGAGGCAGCagaaaaaggagggagaggagcagtgGCTCCGGTCCTTAGCGCAGCCATTCAGGCTGGCCCAGCCTTCAGCTCCACTCACCCAGCAGCTGATGACAACAATGGGGCTTTGCCAAGCAGCACGCGCCAGCAGCTTTTGCAGCGGATGTCAACATTACAATGAGATGGACTCCGAGCGCGGGACGACATTCACAGCTAGCTGACGGCTACCCAGAGATCCCCAATGGTGACAGGAAAAGCAAAGCCCCAGAGAAGCAGCGGCCACCCCCCTCCTCCCTGCTGTGCTGGAAACAGGCTCCACAGGCACAGGCCTGGAGATCCCCAAGAGATACTGTTTAAAGAGGCCCCTGGACCGTCATCATCCTGAGACCAACTGGTCTGAGCTGGTTTGGTTCATGGAAGACAAATTGAGACTTAGTCAATGATGCAGGCACCTCCCTTGTGATACTCGTGCAAGCATGTGACTCAGGATGTGAGCAAGCCCCAGCCTGGTTGGTGGGGGAAGACTGGCCACAGCTGGGGCCAGGACAGCCAGGTGAGGCCTAGACCTACTGCCCTGATGTCCCCGACGCCCCTTCCTTGTCCCCAGCACAGCTGCTGGGTGCACGTGGGACTGAGCAGCAGGGCTGAGAGCGTGCAGTGCAGCCACCACATTCTCAGCTGCAAGCTGAAAATGTAGCAGCGAGACCCCACTTCTGGTCAACTAGGTTTGTCAATACACAGCCCCACCAGAGGCTTGAGTGGAACAAAGTGGATGGCACTGGCTGAGGGAATGCTGCACCCCAAGCCTTGCAAGGGAGCCCCACAGAGGGGGTCTCCACGAACGGGCGTGGGAAGGCTGAGAGGGTGGGTGAGGCGGGAGGCCAGGTCATGGTGGTAGCTCTCCAGCCAAGCTGGGCAATGCCCAAGCTGATCAGCAGGTGCAGCTGAGTTCCTGGGCTCTCAGAGCGGGTCGGCTTGTGAATGCAGCCACCTTTGCCCAGTTAAGCTGCCCAGACCGCCAGGCCCAGGGTGGGTGGGATGGAAGGGGAGGCTCCCACACTGCCTGTCCTTCCTTCCCAGATTGAGGACACCAAGGGCCCACCGCCTCCTGGGTGGGGTAACTGGGAGTCCTCATGTGCCTCCACCCACTGGAGATGTATACCCCACGCCGGTGTGGTGGGCTGCCTACACGACAATGTGGACAGAACTATCTGCAACCTTCAGTTTGTGTTCTTCAGGCAGGCCTCCTCCCTCGCCCCCCATCACAAAGCCAAGACACCAAGGGGGAGGACGTGTCCCACAATGCCAGAAAGCGAACATGCGGCAGCTCAGCGAGGAGACTGGGAGGATGGGATCTTCAGAACACCCCGACCAGGACCCAGGACCCACACCCCACAGCCCCACTGCCCCAGCTTCCCCAGTGTCCTGCACTGAGCACACCACCTCGCCCCGCCTGAAGCCGGGAATGAATGAAGACGCAAGGGCCGAGGGCTTGTTACTTTCACatgtattgattaaaaaaaaataaaggggaggGGGAGTTTTCAACGTCATTCAGGATAACTATTTTCCTGGTATAAAAAGACATTATTCTCAAACAataactttctaaaaaaaaatacatcatgcaatcaaagttttaaaaagtttcactGAATGTTTCAAACCTCTGGGAACAAATCACGTAGTAACCATTTTGACCAGTTTTTGCCTGAATAAACGTAAAATCTTGCAAGTCAACACAGACGCAGGCTTTGCTGCAAAAAATAACCGCTGATCAGAGCCAAAACCAGTTTCCAAGGAGGACACCTGCCAGAAAACAGGGGCCTCAGTAAAGAGCCAGAATGACTCTGTGTTTGTAGACAGAAACTTCTATGCCTTCGGAGTCTGTGGCAGCTGCACATGCAGCAGCACCACCTCTGCCCAAGGAAAAGCCAGCCCTTTACTGAAGAAGCAGGGAACATCGCGGTTCTTTCTCCTTGATTACTTTTAAAGTCccaataaactaaaaacaaaaaaatccagaatcCCATGCATCTGCAGCTGTAATGAAGACTTGCAAAATTTCACGTCATCTACCCCTTAAAGCCTGTCTGTTTCTTGCACTAATAATGGAAGCACAGTTTTGATACCTTTGAGAGTTCACTCTCTAGCTAAACCAGCCACAAAACATTGCATTCCCAAACAAGAACCCACCAGAGCATTACAAGAGGCGGGAGAAGCTAATTCAGCGCAATACACAATTCCCCACGTTCCCAACGTTTTCACATGCTCGTAATAAGAAAAAAGCCGGTTTCTCTGGATTCAGATGTGGTGAAATCGTTTTCATCACTGTCAAAGGCATCAACCAGATTTGGGAGTttgttaaaaggttaaaaattcatacaaaacctGCTGTAAATTAAGACAAAGGTAGATTAAAATGCGTCAATGTCTGTCTCTTTAAATAAAGTAATGCTTTCCATAAAAAGCAAAGGTGGGCTTTTGCCTTGATGCCGAACAACGCTGTCTCTAGAATTCTGTGCAATTCTGCACAAAAATACATTCTctgaaaaaattgttttccacttAGTGTGAACTTCAATAGGACCAAGTTCAAAGGCAAATCACGATAAAAACTGCCATTGTCTTAAATTCTGCAGGCTAAGAGTTTCAGACAAGCTGCGGTGAAAAGCCACGGTTGAGAAACCCAGTGAAGCACAGGGACACAGCACGGACACTTTGGGTTTTGGAGTTGGAGGAAATTGGAGTAAAAAGTTGATTTTGTGTGCAATACTTTTAGACGCTCTAGGAAGACCCAAAATCATGATAGCCGTAGCAGTCTGTGAAAAAGTCACCTACAAAAGGGGGAGACagagcagagagaagaaattaGAATTCTTTTGAAAAAGGGCACAGAGCGCCACATTTGAAATTCATGTTTTAGATTTCTCTGCTCCTGTAACCCCCCAATGAAGGCTCCTTCTCAAGACAAGAGCTGTGCACTGGCTGGAAAAGCGTATTCACAAGATTGGTGCTTCGCATGGCTTAAagcagagaaatttaaaattctaacttTTAAGGAACTTTGCAGTTACACGAGTTTGTGTGTTAACACAATCAATCCCACTGCAGGACGGGGGGGGTCGAGGGCCATATGACCTATTCACCGCAAAAAGGTGTGTGCCCCTTCTACAGCCTCCTCGAGGCTGCTCTGGCCGCCCTTTGCTAACTCAGGCCCAGAAGCTACACTGTGGCTGCTTCCCAGGTCAGACAGAGAGAAACGCACTTACTGTAGCCTGCTGTCGCCGAGTTGCCTCCGTACCCGTAGCTTCCATATCCAGCGCCTGGAAGGGGAAAGATAGGGTTACCAGGGACCAGCAGTGTCTCAGGCCCACCCCAGGAGCCCCGCATACTTGTTCCCAGAGCATGCACATGGGGAAGATGGGGACAGTGCAGTACAAGGGCCCTTACCAGCATTCATGTAGCCTCCGTGGTTGGCGCCACCAAATCCTCGCCCGCGCCCTCGTCCCCGGATGTTCCCGCCTCTTCCCCGCCCTCGaaggttggggggtgggggcactTCATTGTGCATGGGGCCTCCCATGCCGAAGCCAGGGTTATGTGGCTAGAAGAGAACACAGGAAGTGACATTCCCTTTGTGCTCACATTGCAGGAGAACCCATGCCTGAGCCAGGAGATTCAAGGGTCACTGCTCACCTTAGCAGCAAATTTCGGTCCCCCTCTGACGGGTACTGGGGCTCTCTTCTTTTTGTTGGCATCAAGGGCGAGAGGGGTGTCAGGGAAAAGCTTTTCTAGGGCAGCAAGGGCAGCGTACGCCTTCGCCACCTTTTTGTTGGAACCAGCACCTTGGAACTTCTGTCCATCCACTTCAACCTGGAAAGTGCAGACAGAGGTGACCTAGTGCCTCCCTCTAGGGGCAGGGGGACCCCAGGCCTCCCTATGGGATGCCCCAGCAGGCAGCTCCAGGCCGCGCACCTCCATGACGAAGCGCTTGTCGTGGCTGCCACCGGTCTCGGAGATGAGCTCGTACTTGAGCCCCCGCCTTTTCTCGTTCAGCTCCATGACTGGGTTCTTGCCGTGTTTTGTCAGGATTGGCCCCTGCTGTTTTACGTTCtcagggaaaacagaaagaacgACCGATAAACTCAGCTATGGGCTTTCCAGCCACACAGGAGGAGCAGCAGGACTGAGGCCGGGCGTCTGCTGCTCATACACTGCCAGTCCTTGCCAGACAGTCTCCACCCACTCTCGTGAAGGCCTTCCAGCAATGTGCCCCTTCCCTGTGCCTCCCCTCTGAACAGCATGTTCTCAACCCAGGGCCACCCCAATGTAGCCTAGGATGCTGAGACAACATCCACAAGGCCCTCCCCCACACGGCTTGTAGGGCAGCACCCAGCTTCCTGTGTGGGCTTCTGGCCTGAAAGGTCAGCTTTTTGGGGCAAATCATCAAGGACCAGTAACCACCTCACTGACAGGACACATGGCTGCCTGCTCTGTCTGGCAGTGACTCCCAGCACCCACCACGTGCTCACCTCGGCAGTGGCATCTGAGGGAAAGGCCGCACTAGGGGTTGAGACAGCTTCTACCACTGGGGCAGGGGCCACCACCGCTGGCTTCGCCTCAGTCTCCTCAGCCGAGTCCTCCCCCTTGCTAGAGTCCCTGCCTTCGGCACCCGTCGGCAAGCCCATGTCCTGTAACACCTGCAGAGGTAGCGAGATCCCCAAGGTCCCACTGAAGCAGGGCTCAGCCCGGGAGCCATGCATGCAGGGCCTCCCCATggcctacaggcacccacccAGAAAGTCATCTGGAGGAGGGCTGTTTCCTTTCAGCTTCTGCTCCCAGGAGGCCCTAATGTCCAACTATGTTTGGGGACCCCTCTGCCTGCCAGCCACAGTGGGAAGGCGTTCTTGGCACATGTGACCTGCAAATACCCGCCATCTAACTATGTGTGTTTTTAGGATCTACATGCCTTCCCTGAGAGACAATGGCTCATATGGGGCCCAAAACAAAGATCATGGTTCTGCTATTAGAAGATAGTGACGCTGGCCACACTTACCTTAACGGCCACGTGCAGCTTGGCCGTCTTTTTGGAGGGCCCAGAGGCCTCGAATGAATTGCCATCAACCTCCACAGACATGGTAAAGATGGGGGCATGGACGGGCCCAGTCTGGGACACCAGCTTGTACTGCAGCCCTGGCTTCAGCTGGTTCAGCCGCATCAGGGCATTCATAGCTTGGGGGGGCTCTGCCTTCTCCTCTACAGAGAGAACACCAAGGTGGCTCTGGATCAGCACGATGGCAGGTCTCCACGAGAGCTCTGCCAATCCTAGCCCCCGGGCCTGCCTCTGTGGCGTAACACAGTGGGTGGGGCAGCCACACAAACTGAATCCAGTTTGCACCTCTCCTGTGGCCTCCAGCTGTGGCACCATCATCCTACTCATCTTCTACATCCCCAATCATGCCTCATTATTGTTAAAGGACTCAGAAATCAcaagtaagaaaaatgaaacaaaagcaggCACTCCCTATAGCTTCAGGGTGAGCCTTCATAGGACCAGATGGATAAAGCAGCAGCACGAGGGGAGGTCTGCACCTTCCTGCTTTTTTATCTACttagttttttaaatctttcaacaCTGATTTTAagcaaggtctcgctctgttgcccaggctggaatacagttgctcactgcaacctccgcctcccaggctcaagtcatcctcccatctcagcctcccaagtagctggcactacaggtgtgccaccacacccagctaatttttgtgttttttgtagagacggggtttcgccatgttgcccaggctagtctcaaactcctgagctcaagcgattctcccgcctcggcctcccacagtgctgggattacaggcgtgagccaccgcgcccggcctgtacctTTCTTCtgaatcttcttcttctttttgctgGGAGACTTCTCTTCCCCGTCCTCCTCCATTGGGCGTTTCATGGGCGTAATGGCATAGGTGGTGCTGGGTGGGATCTGAACTGCAAGGAGAGAGCAGGGCATGGCTGAGAGATGCAGATGGCCACTCTTCCTGGAGCCCAAGCCATCAGGCAACCGCCGTGGGCTTACCGGTGTAGTCCACTGGGTTTTCATTCTTTGGTTTCTTGGGCATCTTGGAAGGCAGAGGGTCCATGCCCAGGACTTTATGGAGCTGGCCGAAGGCAGCGAGTCGCAGTGCGTGCTGGAGAAGGGGAAGAGGCTCTGACTCAGCTGCCCTGTGCTCCCGGTCATGGAGTGTGCGCTCACTACTGCCTTCTGAGGAGGGGCAGAGCTGAAGGGCTGCTAATGGTCTCCTCTACGACAGCAAGGGGTCCCCCACCAGCCAGGGGAGAGCCTGAATGCTCAAGTCCAGCCTTGCTGTGGGGGAAGGCCAGCCTGTGACCACCCCCCTTCCAGAGGAATACAGGAGACCCCAACCTGGGGACTGGTTGCCACACGGAGCCATGTGGTAGCCTGCAGGGGAAGGTCCCCCGGAGCAGTCCGCACAGCAAACACATCTCCCAGCACCACTCAGTGTCCGAAAATGGCACTCGAGCAAGCCAAGGGAGGGGGCAGACGACAACCAGGCATGGCACCAGGGGAAAGAAGCAGCCCAGATTGGGGCGCCCTGTATCAGACACGATCCCTTTGCCTTCAGTCCCCGACCTGAGCCTACGAGTCCAGGGGCTACCCTGggaatacccagtaatggaactgGAAGCCAGTGATTACAGACTGGGTCAGGGCGCACGTTGGCAATGGCGATGACTATACCTGCGCACTCTGTGTGATATCTTCCCGTTGCTGTCTGTCTAGATGCCCAATAGCATCAGTGGCTTCTTTTTCACAAGGGTCATAAATGCCAGAACCATCTGAAGGCAGGAAACAAGGAAGATATGCAGAGGATTATCTTTTAGCATCTCTGAAGAGGTGTGCTGGCTGAGGGAACTAGGTGTGTTACCCCCCGCGCCCCATCCACACCCAGCTCTGGAAAACATGCCTAGCTCGGTGACCCACTCGGCGTCCAGCCCTTGACAGAAATAATTCACAAGTGTCTCAGAGCAAGAAAGTCACGTGGGAGTGGGTCACCATTGCCCCGGATCCGCCCTCTGAATGACAGCTGCGGACCCGGTCAGGGCTGGATATGATGGTGCCAGAGGGTAGTCACATGCTTCAGCTCTAGGGAGTGGACACGGGGCTGCTCCTGTCCTAACCCAGTCAGTGTACCCGCCAGGAGGCGGCCTGGAACCCTGTCCTTTCCCTGCAACCTGCGAAGCACAAGGCCCCAACCTGGCATCACGATGCCCGACGCCAGGCACTCCAGCACTCTTCGCAGGGCCTCGCCAGCACCCATCGGTCTGTTGGCTGTCCCAATGGATTTCTCACACAGGAGCTCGAGAGGCTGAAAGGGAAGAGGGACAGTGAGCCAAGAACCTACAGGATGAGGCCGGCCGCCACTAGGGAGCTGTCACTAGATGAGTGGGTCAGGGCACACGTGGGACTCATAGCCATCCAGTCAGGTAAAGTCAAAGCCTCAGGGctaagcctgagccactgcacctaggaCAGGGAGGACCAGACATGACATCCTGCAGGCTCTGTGAGCTCAGAGACCAAGCTGAGGTTATAATGTAGTATCTCATACTTAAAATCTAaccatttatttacaaatataaaaaccacCCCAACAGGgggctgaaaaaaaaatagcaacagcTGGTAAGAACTGGTCCAGCGTGAGAGCATCTGCAAACCTTCCCAGAGGGATCATTCCCACCTCCTTGCCAGCCTCCTGCTGGGATTGAGCTGTGCGACCCCTGCAAAGGGCCCTGACCCACACTGtcccaaccccaaccccaaccccaggTGTGGCAAGCAGTAGCAGCTACACAGGCAGCTCTGGAGAGTACACACCAGCCACACATCAAGGGGCCACTCCTGCCCCGTGATCATCAAGTGTTCCTGGGATATCCTAGAGACTCTGCATACACCACCCCCTAGTAGCCATAGCAACATCCTTACCCAGCCTCGGAGGGGACCCCAGGTGGGCACGCGAGTGCACAGGTCCCTCAGGACCCGGATCACAATGACACAGGACTTCAGTCCGTTGGCTCGAGCCTAGGGGAACAAAACACAGGCTCTTCAGTCTGAGGCACCGCCCAGGGCACAGGTCAACATGAACAACACAAGTGTCACGGTGCTGCTTTGCCAAGGGTAAACAGTCAATGATGGCGACCACCAAGGGTGTGGCCAGCCGCAATCTCACTACGTGTACAAGAAAGTATTACTCTTAAcacaaagcagcagcagcagcccaccAATTCAGTCTCAGCCTCTTTTGGGGTCGAATTTGTTGAGGTGCACTCCTTTAGGACCTGCGGAACCGCAGGTGCTAAGCTCGGCACGGCTATCGTCAATGTTAAGGAATCTTTATGGTGACAGTTAGCCAAGTTAAAACTTAGGAATTCTCTaccaaaagacaaagagaagaacaaaatgcAAACCTGGAACCACTTGGCGTGTCGGAGGGACGCCAAGGCAGCAAGGCATTTCTGCCTGTCCAGAACGTCCGGGGGGTCGTTGACTGATAGCGTTTCTATTCATGGATGGAATAAGAAGACAAGGCACAGTTTGACCAAGGGGTTTCTGTCAGGTGGAAAGGGGATGTGGCAGCTTTCTAAAGGGCAGCTGAGTTTCCCAGAAGCTGAATTCATCTCCACCCTGGACCAGGGAAGGAGAAACTAGAGCACATTGAACTCTGCCCTGTGAGGAAATTGTAAAAATTGGAGGCcccatccaaaaataaaaaagaaaaagaaaaaagaaagaaaaagaaaaaataaaacaaacataaaaacaaaagtggGGAGTTATTCTAAAAGGAATAATCTCATGAGGGAGGGGAGAGATAGGTGGAGCCTATCTTCTAATCCTCTTCCCTTGCCTCCTCCCCATGTTCTCCCAATAAATTAGCTATGCTAAAAtgttcaataggaaaaaaattaaaaaggccgGGGGAGAGGAAAGGAACTCCCTCTCTGCATCCCACAACAGCCATCCCAAGGCATATGCGGCAAAGGGGACCAACTCCGCCCACCAGGCGGGACTGCCCTAGCCCCAGCCCTTGACAGAGAGAGTCCTGTTGGTCAAAGGTCCAGCGTCCCTACGTTGATCAACTAGAAGGGCTTTGGTAGTCGGAATCAGCTATGAGAACCAAAGGTAAACAGCAACAGCGCTATGCCAGCCTATGCTGCGGCCAAGCCGAGCGTCTGTCTTCTCTGCCATCTGCACACCAGGGGTTTGGATAAGGCCTGAAGACAGGCACACGAGGGGCGGGCCATGGACTGTGAGCACATTATTAGTGCGAGGTCCAATGAGATAGTCTGAAAAATTGGACAACTGTTTAAACTTTATCCAAAACTCTGTATTAGCTCTTTGTGCTTCTGTCACTTTAGATGATAAGAGCCACGGCAGAGGACAAACGAAGAGGCCCTCAGCTCAGCTGCAGCACAGGCTGTTGGTAAACTCCAACGTGGTGCTCATGCAGAAACCGTCTGGTTGTCTCATCTTTAAAACCATAGAATCACCAGGGACACACTTCTCCACAGCCAGAGAATGG contains:
- the ILF3 gene encoding interleukin enhancer-binding factor 3 isoform X5; amino-acid sequence: MRPMRIFVNDDRHVMAKHSSVYPTQEELEAVQNMVSHTERALKAVSDWIDEQEKGSSEQAESDNMDVPPEDDSKEGAGEQKTEHMTRTLRGVMRVGLVAKGLLLKGDLDLELVLLCKEKPTTALLDKVADNLAIQLAAVTEDKYEILQSVDDAAIVIKNTKEPPLSLTIHLTSPVVREEMEKVLAGETLSVNDPPDVLDRQKCLAALASLRHAKWFQARANGLKSCVIVIRVLRDLCTRVPTWGPLRGWPLELLCEKSIGTANRPMGAGEALRRVLECLASGIVMPDGSGIYDPCEKEATDAIGHLDRQQREDITQSAQHALRLAAFGQLHKVLGMDPLPSKMPKKPKNENPVDYTVQIPPSTTYAITPMKRPMEEDGEEKSPSKKKKKIQKKEEKAEPPQAMNALMRLNQLKPGLQYKLVSQTGPVHAPIFTMSVEVDGNSFEASGPSKKTAKLHVAVKVLQDMGLPTGAEGRDSSKGEDSAEETEAKPAVVAPAPVVEAVSTPSAAFPSDATAENVKQQGPILTKHGKNPVMELNEKRRGLKYELISETGGSHDKRFVMEVEVDGQKFQGAGSNKKVAKAYAALAALEKLFPDTPLALDANKKKRAPVPVRGGPKFAAKPHNPGFGMGGPMHNEVPPPPNLRGRGRGGNIRGRGRGRGFGGANHGGYMNAGAGYGSYGYGGNSATAGYSDFFTDCYGYHDFGSS
- the ILF3 gene encoding interleukin enhancer-binding factor 3 isoform X2, with product MRPMRIFVNDDRHVMAKHSSVYPTQEELEAVQNMVSHTERALKAVSDWIDEQEKGSSEQAESDNMDVPPEDDSKEGAGEQKTEHMTRTLRGVMRVGLVAKGLLLKGDLDLELVLLCKEKPTTALLDKVADNLAIQLAAVTEDKYEILQSVDDAAIVIKNTKEPPLSLTIHLTSPVVREEMEKVLAGETLSVNDPPDVLDRQKCLAALASLRHAKWFQARANGLKSCVIVIRVLRDLCTRVPTWGPLRGWPLELLCEKSIGTANRPMGAGEALRRVLECLASGIVMPDGSGIYDPCEKEATDAIGHLDRQQREDITQSAQHALRLAAFGQLHKVLGMDPLPSKMPKKPKNENPVDYTVQIPPSTTYAITPMKRPMEEDGEEKSPSKKKKKIQKKEEKAEPPQAMNALMRLNQLKPGLQYKLVSQTGPVHAPIFTMSVEVDGNSFEASGPSKKTAKLHVAVKVLQDMGLPTGAEGRDSSKGEDSAEETEAKPAVVAPAPVVEAVSTPSAAFPSDATAEQGPILTKHGKNPVMELNEKRRGLKYELISETGGSHDKRFVMEVEVDGQKFQGAGSNKKVAKAYAALAALEKLFPDTPLALDANKKKRAPVPVRGGPKFAAKPHNPGFGMGGPMHNEVPPPPNLRGRGRGGNIRGRGRGRGFGGANHGGYMNAGAGYGSYGYGGNSATAGYSQFYSNGGHSGNAGGGGGGGGGGSSGYGSYYQGDNYNSPVPPKHAGKKQPHGGQQKPSYGSGYQSHQGQQQSYNQSPYSNYGPPQGKQKGYNHGQGSYSYSNSYNSPGGGGGSDYNYESKFNYSGSGGRSSGNSYGSGGASYNPGSHGGYGGGSGGGSSYQGKQGGYSQSNYNSPGSGQNYSGPPSSYQSSQGGYGRNADHSMNYQYR
- the ILF3 gene encoding interleukin enhancer-binding factor 3 isoform X6; translation: MRPMRIFVNDDRHVMAKHSSVYPTQEELEAVQNMVSHTERALKAVSDWIDEQEKGSSEQAESDNMDVPPEDDSKEGAGEQKTEHMTRTLRGVMRVGLVAKGLLLKGDLDLELVLLCKEKPTTALLDKVADNLAIQLAAVTEDKYEILQSVDDAAIVIKNTKEPPLSLTIHLTSPVVREEMEKVLAGETLSVNDPPDVLDRQKCLAALASLRHAKWFQARANGLKSCVIVIRVLRDLCTRVPTWGPLRGWPLELLCEKSIGTANRPMGAGEALRRVLECLASGIVMPDGSGIYDPCEKEATDAIGHLDRQQREDITQSAQHALRLAAFGQLHKVLGMDPLPSKMPKKPKNENPVDYTVQIPPSTTYAITPMKRPMEEDGEEKSPSKKKKKIQKKEEKAEPPQAMNALMRLNQLKPGLQYKLVSQTGPVHAPIFTMSVEVDGNSFEASGPSKKTAKLHVAVKVLQDMGLPTGAEGRDSSKGEDSAEETEAKPAVVAPAPVVEAVSTPSAAFPSDATAEQGPILTKHGKNPVMELNEKRRGLKYELISETGGSHDKRFVMEVEVDGQKFQGAGSNKKVAKAYAALAALEKLFPDTPLALDANKKKRAPVPVRGGPKFAAKPHNPGFGMGGPMHNEVPPPPNLRGRGRGGNIRGRGRGRGFGGANHGGYMNAGAGYGSYGYGGNSATAGYSDFFTDCYGYHDFGSS